The following are encoded in a window of Impatiens glandulifera chromosome 5, dImpGla2.1, whole genome shotgun sequence genomic DNA:
- the LOC124938237 gene encoding protein LATE ELONGATED HYPOCOTYL-like, which translates to MDTYSSGEELVTKTRKPYTITKQRERWTEDEHNRFVEALKLYGRAWQRIEEHIGTKTAVQIRSHAQKFFTKLEKEALAKGAPVGGTLELEIPPPRPKRKPSNPYPRKTATGAHPSLLADKDKMLSTPISSDCPGTQTIVLEKELLPEKLCSNENLGINKENQDHDNCSETFTLDKEAQSSCLSSKENTKAAAAMVTPRSSSTHREIVPGINEQSKACYTTESVVIDTIGKEKLVNVVDSNENGMNNISEPEKHAQQQGYPRHIPVHVVDRTVGIGSDSLSEGIYSHPESLLHQMRMMPGHLNPLFTNPLAACKTTTDHQYHPMNAYPTFHCPITPICYNQDAYRSIFPMPTFSGLVVSTPLHQNPAAATFWPPCLNPTDPPPDCNNNSSSRHMTPTTLSMEAIVASTVAAATAWWTAQGLLPSCNPHHPSSLISCPPVSTTTVADNDNNNGRKESPGHGILETELQEQQHQHQQSGSKSPTLSPLDDARGAVEDVHEHDKPASMTTDHVSIEMKNINLVDRSSCGSNTPSSGNEAEKDSPNDKIEEEAKEELNASLCGDTSSRPFRISGNTIDSWKEVSQEGRMAFRALFSREVLPQSFSPTSGLRKTPENDERTNSRDEEKVVELELVSGGGSRMMTTTRSSHEHEHEHEHVHEQEEEELREWLPNLNLGLVNNNKNNSNVNARRTGFKPYKRCSAEANVVMNSSNRVLMNSSNVQCEDKGPKRIRLEEKPASI; encoded by the exons CTGGAGAAGGAGGCTCTTGCTAAAGGGGCTCCAGTTGGAGGAACACTTGAATTGGAGATTCCTCCTCCTCGGCCCAAAAGGAAACCGAGTAATCCTTATCCTCGAAAGACTGCTACTGGAGCTCATCCTTCACTATTGGCAGATAAAGACAAAATGCTATCAACTCCCATTTCTTCAGACTGTCCTGGTACACAAACAATCGTCTTGGAGAAAGAGCTCCTTCCTGAG AAACTATGCTCAAACGAAAACCTAGGCATTAACAAAGAAAACCAGGACCATGATAATTGCTCCGAGACTTTTACCTTAGATAAAGAAGCTCAAAGTTCTTGCTTATCCtcaaaagaaaatacaaaagcAGCAGCAGCAATGGTTACACCGAGAAGTTCATCAACTCACAGAGAGATTGTGCCTGGGATTAATGAGCAAAGTAAAGCATGCTACACAACTGAATCTGTTGTCATTGACACGATAGGAAAAGAAAAGCTGGTTAATGTTGTTGATTCCAATGAAAATGGAATGAATAATATCTCAGAACCCGAAAAACATGCCCAACAACAAGGCTATCCGAGACACATACCAGTTCATGTTGTTGATAGGACTGTAGGAATAGGCAGTGACAGTCTTTCTGAAGGTATTTATTCCCATCCGGAATCTCTACTTCATCAAATGAGAATGATGCCAGGACACCTTAACCCACTTTTTACTAATCCATTAGCTGCATGTAAAACTACTACTGATCATCAGTACCACCCCATGAACGCATATCCAACTTTTCATTGCCCCATTACTCCAATTTGCTACAATCAAGATGCCTACAGATCAATCTTTCCAATGCCCACCTTTTCGGGACTAGTTGTATCTACTCCGCTTCATCAAAATCCTGCTGCGGCCACCTTTTGGCCGCCTTGCCTGAATCCAACTGATCCTCCTCCAGATTGCAACAACAACTCATCATCAAGGCATATGACTCCAACAACTCTTAGTATGGAAGCAATTGTTGCTTCTACAGTTGCTGCTGCAACAGCATGGTGGACTGCTCAAGGTCTTCTTCCTTCGTGCAATCCTCACCACCCAAGCAGCTTAATCAGCTGCCCTCCCGTATCGACAACAACTGTAGCTGATAATGACAACAACAATGGTAGGAAGGAAAGTCCCGGTCATGGCATTTTGGAAACCGAACTACAAGAACAGCAACATCAGCATCAACAGTCTGGTTCTAAATCGCCAACCTTGTCACCATTGGATGATGCGAGAGGAGCAGTTGAAGACGTGCATGAGCATGATAAACCTGCATCAATGACGACAGACCATGTTTCTATTGAgatgaaaaacataaatctGGTGGATCGTTCTTCATGTGGCTCAAACACACCCTCCTCAGGTAACGAAGCAGAGAAAGATTCCCCTAATGATAAGATTGAGGAGGAGGCCAAGGAGGAACTAAATGCAAGTCTATGTGGAGATACCAGTAGCCGTCCATTTAGAATCTCTGGAAACACCATTGATTCTTGGAAAGAAGTCTCTCAAGAG GGACGGATGGCCTTTAGGGCGCTGTTCTCTAGAGAAGTATTGCCACAGAGCTTTTCACCAACGTCGGGTCTAAGGAAAACACCTGAGAATGATGAGCGGACTAATAGTAGAGATGAAGAAAAAGTGGTTGAGTTAGAATTAGTAAGTGGTGGTGGTAGTAGAATGATGACGACGACAAGAAGCAGCCATGAACATGAACACGAACACGAACATGTACacgaacaagaagaagaagagctaAGGGAGTGGCTACCTAACCTGAACCTGGGGctggtaaataataataagaataatagtAATGTAAATGCTAGGCGAACAGGATTCAAGCCTTACAAGAGGTGCTCGGCAGAGGCTAATGTGGTCATGAACAGCAGCAATAGGGTGCTGATGAACTCTTCAAACGTCCAATGTGAAGACAAAGGTCCTAAGAGGATACGTTTGGAAGAGAAACCGGCTTCGATTTAA
- the LOC124940381 gene encoding protein CURVATURE THYLAKOID 1B, chloroplastic, whose product MAASTTSSTPLSLSSSSSSTLRQSSALPSSQCMTLPTLSPPVPSLSRPSYRNAAAYCRKIARNVVSMATGDAPAEIGVAETPEILKTVQEAWDKVEDKYAVSSLAVAAVVGLIGASGLIGAIDKLPLIPGALEVVGIGYTGWFTYRNLVFKPDREALLQKIKDTYKDIIGS is encoded by the exons ATGGCGGCCTCAACCACATCGTCAACTCCactctctctctcctcttcATCATCCTCAACTCTCCGGCAATCATCAGCTCTGCCTTCTTCCCAATGTATGACTCTTCCGACACTCTCTCCTCCTGTTCCGTCTCTATCTCGTCCAAGCTACAGGAATGCCGCTGCTTACT GTCGAAAAATTGCTAGAAACGTAGTTTCCATGGCTACGGGAGATGCGCCAGCGGAAATTGGTGTGGCTGAGACGCCTGAAATCTTGAAAACAGTTCAAGAAGCT tGGGATAAAGTTGAGGATAAATATGCTGTTAGTTCTTTGGCTGTGGCTGCTGTTGTTGGTTTAATTGGTGCATCTGGATTGATTGGG GCAATTGACAAGCTTCCTCTTATCCCTGGAGCACTTGAAGTTGTTGGAATTGGATACACTGGG TGGTTTACATATCGTAACCTCGTCTTCAAACCAGACAG GGAGGCTTTGCTACAAAAGATCAAAGACACATACAAAGATATCATTGGAAGTTGA